One window of Flavobacterium dauae genomic DNA carries:
- a CDS encoding ParB/RepB/Spo0J family partition protein, translating to MAKAVKRQAMGRGLSALLKDPTNDIKSIEDTNADKVVGNIIELELDFIKVNPFQPRTNFNEDTLKELATSIKELGVIQPITVRKIDFNQYELISGERRLRASKLAGLKTVPAYIRIANDNDSLVMALVENIQRHDLDPIEIAMSYQRLIDEIQLTQEQMSDRVGKKRSTITNYLRLLRLDPIIQSGIRDGFISMGHGRAIINIEDHEAQTDIYHKIIKENLSVRETEALVKAYQEGLLSQNNPAAKKKMTYTISNAQQKIFTDFFGAKVDVKIAANGKGKINVPFHSAEDLERIIKLLSK from the coding sequence ATGGCAAAAGCAGTAAAAAGACAAGCAATGGGGCGTGGTTTATCGGCGCTGTTAAAAGATCCTACTAACGATATTAAATCGATAGAAGATACAAATGCCGATAAAGTTGTTGGAAATATTATTGAATTAGAATTAGATTTTATTAAGGTAAACCCTTTTCAGCCAAGAACAAATTTTAACGAAGATACATTAAAAGAATTAGCAACATCTATTAAAGAATTAGGTGTTATACAGCCTATTACGGTTCGTAAAATTGATTTTAATCAGTACGAATTAATTTCGGGCGAACGTCGTTTACGTGCTTCTAAATTAGCCGGTTTAAAAACCGTTCCTGCATATATCCGTATTGCAAACGATAACGATTCATTGGTTATGGCATTGGTTGAAAATATTCAACGCCATGATTTAGATCCAATTGAAATTGCAATGTCGTACCAACGATTAATTGATGAAATTCAATTAACACAAGAGCAAATGAGCGACCGCGTTGGTAAAAAACGATCGACCATTACCAACTATCTGCGTTTGTTGCGTTTAGACCCGATTATTCAAAGCGGTATCCGCGACGGATTTATCTCTATGGGACACGGACGTGCCATTATCAACATTGAAGATCACGAAGCCCAAACCGATATTTATCACAAAATCATTAAAGAAAACTTATCGGTACGCGAAACCGAAGCGTTGGTAAAAGCCTACCAAGAAGGTTTATTAAGTCAGAACAATCCTGCTGCGAAGAAAAAAATGACTTATACCATATCTAACGCACAACAAAAGATTTTTACCGATTTTTTTGGTGCTAAAGTTGATGTGAAGATTGCTGCAAACGGAAAAGGAAAAATCAATGTTCCGTTTCACTCTGCCGAAGATTTAGAGCGTATCATTAAATTGTTAAGCAAATAG
- the dapB gene encoding 4-hydroxy-tetrahydrodipicolinate reductase, protein MKIALLGYGKMGKEIEKIALERGHEIVLKKTEDNDYSGLENADVAIDFSIPTAATENISTCFNYNIPVVSGTTGWLEQYDEMVVLCNEKNGAFLYGSNFSVGVNLFFELNSYLAKLMANIKEYNVSMEEIHHTQKLDAPSGTAISLAQGIIADTDYTDWTLENPSANQIYIDAKRIEDVPGTHSVFYKSAVDEIEIKHTAFSRQGFALGAVIAAEWILGKKGIFTMKDVLNLG, encoded by the coding sequence ATGAAAATAGCTTTACTTGGTTACGGAAAAATGGGCAAAGAAATTGAAAAAATTGCCTTAGAACGTGGTCACGAAATTGTTCTGAAAAAAACCGAAGATAACGATTACAGCGGATTAGAAAATGCCGATGTTGCCATAGATTTCAGCATACCCACAGCTGCCACAGAAAATATCAGCACGTGTTTTAACTACAATATTCCGGTGGTTTCAGGCACAACAGGCTGGTTGGAACAATATGATGAAATGGTGGTTTTGTGTAATGAGAAAAACGGTGCTTTTTTATACGGATCAAACTTTAGTGTGGGTGTCAATTTATTTTTTGAACTAAATTCGTATCTGGCAAAATTAATGGCAAACATTAAAGAGTATAATGTATCGATGGAAGAAATCCATCATACTCAAAAATTAGACGCCCCAAGCGGAACAGCCATTTCTTTAGCACAAGGAATTATTGCAGATACAGATTATACCGATTGGACTTTAGAAAATCCTTCTGCAAACCAAATCTACATTGATGCCAAACGAATAGAAGACGTTCCTGGAACACACAGTGTTTTTTATAAATCAGCCGTTGATGAAATTGAAATTAAGCATACCGCATTTTCACGTCAGGGTTTTGCTTTGGGAGCTGTAATTGCAGCCGAGTGGATTTTAGGCAAAAAAGGCATCTTTACTATGAAAGACGTTTTGAATTTAGGATAA
- a CDS encoding DUF5683 domain-containing protein has translation MKAQTDSLKIALPKQLEQYARATDPLSPSKAAFYSAVLPGLGQFYNKSYWKIPLVYGGMGTSLYFYLDNSKKYNRARDEYKLRLRGIDQTDNPKVGKYTKDQLITVQRNAQRNRDLSLFITIGIYILNIVDANVDAHLQQFNVDEDLSFKPTLEYNPVINQNHLNLNVSYKF, from the coding sequence TTGAAGGCACAAACCGATTCTTTAAAAATTGCTTTGCCGAAACAGTTAGAACAATATGCCCGTGCAACAGATCCTTTATCGCCGTCAAAAGCAGCGTTTTATTCGGCTGTTTTACCGGGATTGGGACAATTTTACAACAAAAGTTACTGGAAAATTCCGTTGGTGTACGGCGGAATGGGAACCAGTTTGTATTTTTATTTAGACAACAGCAAAAAATACAACCGTGCCCGCGACGAATACAAATTGCGTTTGCGGGGAATTGATCAAACCGATAATCCAAAAGTAGGGAAATACACAAAAGATCAGTTAATAACCGTACAGCGAAATGCCCAACGGAACCGCGATTTATCGCTTTTTATTACCATTGGCATTTATATCTTAAATATTGTTGATGCCAATGTTGATGCACATTTACAACAGTTTAATGTAGATGAAGACCTTTCGTTTAAACCCACTTTAGAGTACAATCCGGTGATCAACCAAAATCACCTTAATTTAAACGTTAGTTATAAATTTTAA
- the lepB gene encoding signal peptidase I, with the protein MTFTQWFLFFLAVQVIHFLGTWKLYVKAGKKAWEAAVPVYNAVVLMQIINRPKWWVVLLFIPIVNLIMFPVVWVETLRSFGKNSTIDTILGVVTLGFYVYYVNYFENVTYIQNRSIKPKTEAGETVSSILFAVVVATIIHTFFIQPFTIPTSSLEKTLLVGDFLFVSKVNYGARVPQTAIAFPMVHDTIPLAKVKSYSKFPQIPEMRFPGFEKPAHNDIMVFNWPVDTVYQFFDRSGRRADKPLDKKSNYVKRTVGLPGDDLQVKDGVVYINNKVLDLGDRAKIQYSYNILTNGDNSGLLSLIKKHNITDGGQSPQNPNYFMLSMTNEAYNDFKTLSSITKIEKDTRYGSELNINDKLAIFPHTKPWTRDNLGPIHIPAKGEVVQLTNETLPFYKAIITDYEHNKLEVKNGSIFINDQPATTYTIQQDYYYMMGDNRHNSEDSRYWGFVPADHIVGKPVFIWMSLDPNVPWGKAFDKIRWERLFTTVHGTGKPHSFFIYFVVLLAGWGIYSFVKKRKAKKYNY; encoded by the coding sequence ATGACATTTACACAATGGTTTTTATTTTTCTTGGCAGTTCAGGTAATTCATTTTCTGGGCACTTGGAAATTATATGTAAAAGCAGGCAAAAAAGCGTGGGAAGCAGCAGTACCGGTTTACAACGCAGTAGTTTTAATGCAAATTATTAACCGACCAAAATGGTGGGTTGTTTTACTGTTTATCCCAATTGTAAACTTAATTATGTTTCCGGTTGTGTGGGTTGAAACCTTACGTAGTTTCGGAAAAAATTCAACCATTGATACCATTTTAGGTGTAGTAACATTAGGTTTTTACGTGTATTACGTAAACTATTTTGAAAACGTTACCTACATACAAAACCGCAGTATAAAACCAAAAACCGAAGCAGGCGAAACCGTAAGTTCAATATTATTTGCCGTAGTGGTTGCAACCATTATACATACGTTTTTTATACAGCCGTTTACCATACCAACATCCTCATTAGAAAAAACCTTATTGGTGGGCGATTTCTTGTTTGTAAGTAAAGTAAATTACGGTGCACGTGTTCCGCAAACTGCAATTGCTTTCCCAATGGTGCACGATACCATTCCGTTGGCAAAAGTAAAATCGTACAGTAAATTTCCACAAATACCCGAAATGCGTTTTCCGGGTTTTGAAAAACCTGCTCATAACGACATTATGGTTTTTAACTGGCCTGTTGATACGGTGTATCAGTTTTTTGACCGCTCAGGAAGAAGAGCTGATAAACCTTTGGATAAAAAATCGAACTACGTTAAAAGAACCGTTGGTTTACCAGGAGATGATTTACAAGTTAAAGACGGAGTAGTTTATATCAACAATAAAGTATTAGATTTAGGAGATCGTGCAAAGATTCAGTATTCATATAATATTCTTACGAATGGAGATAATTCAGGATTATTGAGTTTAATTAAAAAGCATAATATCACCGATGGAGGTCAAAGTCCGCAAAATCCAAATTATTTTATGCTATCAATGACGAACGAAGCATATAATGATTTTAAAACATTATCTTCTATTACAAAAATCGAAAAAGATACTCGATACGGATCAGAACTAAACATCAATGATAAATTAGCTATTTTCCCTCATACAAAACCTTGGACTCGAGATAATTTAGGTCCAATCCATATTCCGGCAAAAGGCGAAGTTGTTCAGTTAACAAACGAAACATTGCCATTTTATAAAGCCATTATTACCGATTACGAACACAACAAGTTAGAAGTTAAAAACGGATCGATCTTTATTAACGATCAACCGGCAACAACCTATACCATTCAGCAAGATTATTACTATATGATGGGCGATAACCGTCATAACTCTGAAGACAGCCGTTATTGGGGCTTTGTGCCTGCGGATCATATTGTAGGAAAACCAGTTTTCATCTGGATGAGCTTGGATCCAAATGTACCTTGGGGTAAAGCATTTGATAAAATTCGTTGGGAGCGTTTGTTTACAACCGTTCACGGTACCGGCAAACCGCATTCGTTCTTTATTTATTTCGTAGTTCTTTTAGCAGGTTGGGGAATTTACAGC